CCGAAAACCCGCACGCCACGGTGTCGCCTTCTTTCACGCCCGCGCGCCGCAGGAAATCGACGATCACCGCGGCGAAGTTGGCGTTGATCGACGTCTGCTTCGCCGTGATGTGTCCCGTGTTGGTCGTGAGCGGCGTCATGAGGTCGCCGACCATGCCGGACTCGGTGGGGTCGGTCTCGGGGTCGATCTTCAAGTTGCGCCGCGCGCGCTCGGCCTTGATCGCGGCCATGGCGTTTCGCGACAGGTGCGCCGCCTCGAGCTTTTCCTTGTACATGGGTTGCTGCTCGCGCACGAGAAATCGCTCGACGGCGAAGACGCCCGCCAGCGCGAGCAGGGCGATGACGGCGAGTTCGAGACGCGAAACGCGGTGTGGACGCCAGTAGATCTTTTTCATGTCCACAGCTCCGTTCCGACAAAAATGATGAGCAGGAGCCGGACGACCGCCGAGGCCGTGAGCAGCGACGAGAGCGTCTCCACCACGCCCTGCCGGTCGAACCAGATCGCGATCAGGCCGGGGATGATGTAGCCGATGACCTCGAAATCGAATCCCGACGCCTTGGTGAGGTTCGCGTAACGCAGGAACATCCCGATCAGGTAGCCGACGAGGATCATGAGCACTGTGCGTCGCCGGCCGAACACGACGGTGAACGAAGCGAACGAGCGCACAATGAGAAACGCGACGAAGCCGGAGCCGATCGTCACGGCCACGTCGAGCGGGCGCGTGAGCTGGAGCGCCACGTAGCCGGGCACCACCATGCCGCCGGCGGCGACGCCGAACAGTTCGGTGAACAGCAGGCTCACCACGAGGCCGATCCCGATGGAAAGCGGAAGCAGCTCGCTCATTCGTCCCCCTTTGGGATCTCGCGATTGCGGAAATACGAGACGAGGTCGAGGCCCTGTCCGCCGATGTTGCCGAGACCCATGACGAGCCCCGTGCGGCCGACGAGCCCGACGACGAGTTCGAAGATCTCGTGCGTCATGTGGTCCTCGGCGAAGACGATGCGCGCGCCGTCCACGCCCGCCTCCATCGCCTCGCGGGCGAAGACGTACGTGC
This DNA window, taken from Deltaproteobacteria bacterium, encodes the following:
- the pgsC gene encoding poly-gamma-glutamate biosynthesis protein PgsC — its product is MSELLPLSIGIGLVVSLLFTELFGVAAGGMVVPGYVALQLTRPLDVAVTIGSGFVAFLIVRSFASFTVVFGRRRTVLMILVGYLIGMFLRYANLTKASGFDFEVIGYIIPGLIAIWFDRQGVVETLSSLLTASAVVRLLLIIFVGTELWT